From a single Penaeus vannamei isolate JL-2024 chromosome 25, ASM4276789v1, whole genome shotgun sequence genomic region:
- the LOC113810418 gene encoding uncharacterized protein isoform X3, with product MDYAERTKACHTLVTEEAVLEALKADKGVETQLTSWRIEDFTKFGDNYASIVTSVVVCFALDGVEEQTSYVVKVNPCHGYPNMEAATNIGFVKEAEFYGKLLPRLNAAMAEASLETLRLPEYYHSCLEVGKELLFLEDLRRRSFKMYDRRRGLDVAHAVLVLKELAKLHAASLLLQNEDPEYFQNTLLQKDWSNAFDGVIDVDVMFGGHFDNTVAMLEKIGGYETAIKWIQSTKPNIRGILGDQLEPSKYHVLCHGDAWNNNCLFRYNEAGDPEEVMLVDLQLNHRVSFGNDLNYFLYTSLAGDVRMPNLDALLETYRGHFNTVMEVGAGGKGCLSKLEVQQEFRSKNIIGAIFGMLTVNFVLLDPASLEKYAENDTKQGEGEKDLNKDFEKLKEYFLAMIDTNPLIRPRLLAMFDEFKEFGLIPT from the exons ATGGACTACGCAG aaagaacgaaagccTGTCACACACTCGTCACGGAGGAGGCGGTGCTGGAGGCGCTGAAGGCGGACAAGGGCGTCGAGACTCAACTCACGTCCTGGAGGATCGAGGACTTCACCAAATTTGGCGACAATTATGCCTCGATCGTCACTAGCGTCGTCGTATGCTTCGCTCTAGACGGCGTCGAAGAACAGACCTCGTACGTCGTGAAGGTCAACCCCTGCCATGGCTACCCGAACATGGAGGCGGCGACGAACATCGGATTCGTGAAAGAAGCCGAGTTCTACGGCAAGCTCCTCCCGCGACTCAATGCGGCGATGGCGGAAGCAAGTCTCGAGACCTTGCGCCTTCCGGAGTATTATCACAGCTGCCTTGAAGTGGGCAAAGAACTCCTCTTTCTGGAAGATCTACGACGGCGTAGCTTCAAGATGTACGACCGCCGGAGGGGCCTGGACGTCGCTCACGCAGTCCTCGTGTTGAAGGAACTGGCTAAGCTCCATGCTGCTTCCCTGTTGCTGCAGAACGAGGATCCTGAGTATTTCCAAAACACCCTTCTGCAGAAGGATTGGTCGAATGCCTTTGATGGTGTCATTGACGTGGACGTGATGTTCGGAGGGCATTTCGACAACACGGTGGCCATGCTTGAAAAAATTGGCGGGTACGAAACAGCCATAAAGTGGATTCAAAGTACCAAGCCAAACATACGAGGAATCTTAGGTGACCAGCTGGAACCAAGCAAGTATCATGTCTTATGCCACGGGGATGCCTGGAACAACAACTGTCTTTTCAG GTACAACGAAGCAGGTGATCCCGAGGAAGTAATGTTGGTTGACCTCCAACTAAACCACAGAGTCTCCTTTGGCAACGACCTCAACTACTTCCTGTACACAAGCCTCGCGGGTGACGTCAGGATGCCCAACCTGGACGCCCTTTTGGAGACGTACCGAGGCCACTTCAACACTGTAATGGAAGTCGGAGCAGGAGGCAAGGGGTGTCTCAGCAAGCTCGAAGTCCAGCAGGAATTCCGGAGCAAGAATATCATCGGAGCAATTTTTGGCATGTTGACTGTCAATTTCGTACTCTTGGATCCCGCGTCTTTGGAGAAGTATGCAGAAAATGATACAAAACAAGGTGAAGGTGAAAAGGACTTGAACAAAGATTTTGAAAAACTGAAGGAATACTTTCTGGCCATGATTGACACCAATCCTCTTATACGACCTCGATTGCTTGCTATGTTCGACGAGTTCAAAGAGTTTGGACTCATCCCCACATGA
- the LOC113810421 gene encoding uncharacterized protein produces the protein MNYCERTRVCHSLITEEAVKEALRADKGSEAQLVSWKIKDFTRKGDNYVALVTSVEADYALGGEGRRVSYVIKANPCHDAKSYEDVTHAIFLKEADFYTNLLPQMNSILQATGLGGLDMPLCYYSGMERKKELIILEDLRTRGFKMFDRRKGLDVAHAKLALKGLAKLHAASLLLQERKPESLEAKLLNRPWGNLVEGSTNVLPILERTLDTSVTILNKIGGYESTIVWVKNVKAKLQEIFESDVKSTKYHVLCHGDAWNNNMLFRYNDDATPEEVMLLDLQACRRVSFANDLNFLLYTSLTGDVRRPNLDALLETYRGHFNAVMEAGGGALRLGREEVLEEFRKKNTIGAIFGMVTIGVVLVDPREAVEVEACEEGNFDRAFEEVKTKTLAMLEMNPLLRPRFLAMFDEFIESGLIPA, from the exons ATGAACTACTGTG AAAGAACTCGAGTTTGCCACAGTCTCATCACAGAGGAGGCCGTGAAGGAGGCTCTGAGGGCGGACAAGGGCAGCGAAGCCCAGCTCGTCTCGTGGAAGATCAAGGACTTCACCAGGAAGGGCGACAACTACGTGGCACTGGTGACGAGCGTCGAGGCGGACTACGCCCTCGGTGGAGAAGGAAGGCGAGTCTCCTATGTCATCAAGGCCAACCCTTGCCACGACGCCAAAAGCTACGAGGATGTAACCCACGCGATTTTCCTGAAGGAGGCGGATTTCTACACGAATCTCCTCCCTCAGATGAATTCAATATTGCAAGCAACAGGCTTAGGAGGGCTGGACATGCCACTGTGTTACTACagcgggatggagaggaagaaggaactcATCATCTTGGAAGATTTGAGGACGAGAGGCTTTAAGATGTTCGATCGCAGGAAGGGCTTGGACGTTGCGCACGCCAAGCTGGCTCTCAAAGGCTTAGCCAAGCTCCACGCCGCCTCCTTGCTCCTGCAGGAAAGGAAACCCGAAAGCTTAGAGGCCAAGCTCTTAAACCGACCTTGGGGTAATCTTGTCGAAGGCTCAACGAACGTGCTGCCAATACTGGAAAGAACACTCGATACGTCGGTAACCATACTGAATAAAATTGGTGGATATGAAAGTACTATAGTCTGGGTGAAGAACGTCAAGGCAAAACTGCAAGAGATATTTGAGAGTGATGTGAAATCCACCAAGTACCATGTTTTATGCCATGGGGACGCCTGGAACAACAACATGCTTTTCAG GTACAACGACGACGCGACTCCCGAAGAAGTGATGCTCCTGGACCTTCAGGCGTGTCGGCGCGTCTCCTTCGCCAACGACCTCAACTTCCTCCTGTACACGAGCCTCACGGGCGACGTCAGGAGGCCCAACCTGGACGCCCTCTTGGAGACGTACCGAGGCCACTTCAACGCCGTGATGGAGGCCGGGGGAGGCGCCCTTCGACTCGGCAGAGAGGAAGTCCTGGAGGAGTTCCGGAAGAAGAACACCATCGGGGCGATCTTCGGCATGGTGACCATCGGCGTGGTGCTCGTCGACCCgagggaggcggtggaggtggaggcctGCGAGGAAGGGAACTTCGACAGGGCCTTCGAGGAGGTGAAGACGAAGACGCTGGCGATGCTCGAGATGAACCCGCTCCTGAGGCCCCGGTTTCTGGCCATGTTCGACGAGTTCATTGAGAGCGGCTTGATACCGGCTTAG